From one Eptesicus fuscus isolate TK198812 chromosome 21, DD_ASM_mEF_20220401, whole genome shotgun sequence genomic stretch:
- the KCNN4 gene encoding intermediate conductance calcium-activated potassium channel protein 4: MGGELVPGLGALRRRKRLLEQEKWLACWALTLAGIGIGLMVLHAEMLWFGGCTWAFYLFLVKCTISISTFLLLCFIVAFHAKEVQLFMTDNSLRDWRVALTGRQAAQIVVELAVCGLHPAPVRGPPCPLPSATQPWPGFLSQGEALLSLAMLLRLYLVPRAVLLRSGVLLNASYRSIGALNQVRFRHWFVAKLYMNTHPGRLLLCLTLGLWLTTAWVLSVAERQAVNATGHLSDTLWLIPITFLTIGYGDVVPGTMWGKIVCLCTGVMGVCCTALLVAVVARKLEFNKAEKHVHNFMMDIQYAKEMKESAARVLQEAWMFYKHTRRKDSGAARRHQRRLLAAINTFRQVRLKHRKLREQVNSMVDISKMHMILCDLQLGLSSSHQALEKRIDTLAGKLDTLTELLSTALKQLPEPSQEAT, encoded by the exons ATGGGCGGGGAGCTGGTGCCTGGCCTGGGAGCCCTTCGGCGGCGAAAGCGCCTGCTGGAGCAGGAGAAGTGGCTGGCCTGCTGGGCACTGACACTGGCGGGAATTGGCATCGGGCTCATGGTGCTTCACGCAGAGATGCTGTGGTTCGGAGGGTGCACG TGGGCGTTCTACCTGTTCCTGGTTAAATGCACCATCAGCATCTCCACCTTCCTGCTCCTCTGCTTCATCGTGGCCTTTCATGCCAAAGAGGTCCAG CTGTTCATGACGGACAACAGCCTCCGGGACTGGCGCGTGGCGCTAACGGGGCGGCAGGCGGCGCAGATCGTGGTGGAGCTGGCGGTGTGCGGGCTGCACCCGGCGCCGGTGCGGGGCCCGccgtgcccgctgcccagcgCGACGCAGCCCTGGCCGGGCTTCCTGAGCCAGGGGGAGGCGCTGCTGTCGCTGGCCATGCTGCTGCGCCTCTACCTGGTGCCCCGCGCCGTGCTCCTGCGCAGCGGCGTCCTGCTCAACGCGTCCTACCGCAGCATCGGCGCCCTCAACCAGGTCCGCTTCCGCCACTGGTTCGTGGCCAAGCTCTACATGAACACGCACCCCGGCCGCCTGCTGCTCTGCCTCACGCTGGGCCTCTGGCTCACCACCGCCTGGGTGCTGTCGGTGGCCGAGAG gcaGGCTGTTAATGCCACCGGACACCTCTCCGACACTCTGTGGCTGATCCCCATCACATTCCTGACCATCGGCTATGGGGACGTGGTGCCGGGCACCATGTGGGGCAAGATTGTTTGCCTCTGCACCGGAGTCATG GGCGTCTGCTGCACAGCCCTGCTGGTGGCGGTGGTGGCTCGGAAGCTGGAGTTCAATAAGGCAGAGAAGCATGTGCACAACTTCATGATGGACATCCAGTATGCCAAAGAG ATGAAGGAGTCGGCTGCCCGAGTGCTCCAAGAGGCCTGGATGTTCTACAAACATACACGCAGGAAGGACTCTggagctgcccgcaggcaccaGCGCAGGCTGCTGGCTGCTATCAACAC GTTCCGCCAAGTGCGGCTGAAACACCGAAAGCTCCGGGAACAAGTGAACTCCATGGTGGACATCTCCAAG ATGCACATGATCCTGTGTGACCTGCAGCTGGGTCTGAGCAGCTCACATCAGGCCCTGGAAAAGCGAATTGACACACTGGCAGGGAAGCTGGACACCCTGACGGAGCTGCTTAGCACGGCCCTGAAGCAGCTTCCAGAACCCAGCCAGGAGGCCACATAG